A part of Brassica rapa cultivar Chiifu-401-42 chromosome A05, CAAS_Brap_v3.01, whole genome shotgun sequence genomic DNA contains:
- the LOC103849329 gene encoding uncharacterized protein LOC103849329, with product MGDLSVVTTPNLKDGNHSSIKCPMLNSTNYTVWAIRMKNVLSVQKAIPEALVLQVGELDTAKKVWDAIRMRHIGAERVKEARLQTLMAEFDRLKMKDSENIDDFVGKLSEISSKSHALGEEIEESKLVKMFLKSLPRRKFIHIVASLEQVLDLKNTSFEDIVGRLKAYEERVQEEEESQEDQSKLMYSNTEQQTNRDYHEEYKGSRGRGGRFNRGRGRGRGGRDTSRIMCFRCDKMGHYASTCPDRLLKLHEAQEPDKDSTQDADELMLNEVVYLNKEKVMPSKYESNGEDNMWYLDNGACNHMTGDCRYFKWIDKEITGKVKFGDDSRIDIKGKGSIEFVDKNGETRTMCDVYYIPDLRSNIISLGQATEAGCDIRLKGECLTMHDQAGKLLVKATRSRNRLYKVGWG from the exons ATGGGGGATCTTTCAGTTGTGACAACACCGAATTTGAAGGATGGAAATCATTCTTCCATTAAGTGTCCGATGTTGAACTCGACGAACTACACTGTATGGGCCATACGAATGAAGAACGTGTTGAGCGTCCAGAAG GCGATTCCAGAGGCTTTAGTGCTACAAGTTGGGGAGTTGGATACAGCAAAGAAGGTGTGGGACGCTATCAGGATGCGTCATATTGGTGCAGAGAGAGTAAAAGAGGCTAGACTGCAGACTTTGATGGCAGAATTTGATAGATTGAAGATGAAGGACAGTGAGAATATAGATGACTTCGTCGGTAAGCTATCGGAAATTTCTTCAAAATCTCATGCCTTAGGAGAAGAGATTGAAGAATCAAAACTTGTTAAAATGTTTCTGAAGAGTCTTCCTCGCAGGAAATTTATACACATAGTAGCCTCTCTTGAACAGGTTCTTGacctcaagaacacaagtttcGAAGACATTGTGGGACGTCTGAAAGCTTATGAAGAGCGtgtccaagaagaagaagaaagtcaaGAAGATCAGAGCAAACTGATGTACTCTAATACAGAGCAACAGACCAATCGTGATTATCATGAGGAGTATAAAGGAagcagaggaagaggaggacGGTTCAATAGGGGCAGAGGCCGTGGTCGTGGGGGGAGAGACACGTCAAGGATAATGTGTTTCAGATGCGATAAGATGGGTCATTACGCTTCTACCTGTCCAGATCGTCTTCTCAAACTGCATGAGGCACAAGAACCTGATAAAGATTCAACACAAGATGCAGACGAACTTATGTTGAATGAAGTGGTATATCTAAACAAAGAGAAGGTGATGCCGAGCAAGTACGAATCTAATGGTGAGGACAACATGTGGTACCTTGATAATGGAGCTTGTAACCACATGACAGGAGATTGTAGGTACTTCAAATGGATCGATAAAGAGATAACAGGGAAGGTCAAGTTTGGAGATGACTCACGCATCGACATTAAGGGGAAAGGCTCGATTGAATTTGTTGACAAAAACGGAGAAACAAGGACAATGTGTGACGTCTACTATATACCAGACCTAAGGAGCAACATCATCAGTCTTGGACAGGCCACTGAAGCAGGCTGCGACATAAGATTAAAAGGAGAATGCTTGACAATGCATGACCAAGCCGGGAAACTACTTGTCAAGGCAACAAGGTCAAGGAATCGATTGTATAAAGTCGGATGGGGATAA